Genomic segment of Zingiber officinale cultivar Zhangliang chromosome 11B, Zo_v1.1, whole genome shotgun sequence:
TTAATCTTGTTTCAGTATTGTAATAATTAAGAAATTGTTTTGGGAATACTTTAAAAATGATCATCTTCACTTGCATTGAAAAAATAGTTATTTATAAGATTATGCATTGGTATGATATGCTTTGAACACATGATGAAGATTGAATTTGCTTAAAATGTCTGGTGGCTTAACCATCATGCTTGTATTCATtgtatataagacatctctctcaatccctccatcgttttgcaaaaatgatcttaaatatttaaacctCTTGGTTCCGAGCAACTCATCAgtttctatcttaacaattgttccattacgtctaatattgctaaatttaaattctatatattctgtctttattctactaaatcTAAATtctttcccttctagtatttTTCGTCAAGATTCTAGTTTGACATTTACTCCTTTACGTGTTTCATCTATTAAAACAATATCTGCAAACATGCACCACAGtcctgtgtcttgaatgtgtgcagtgagtttgttcataattagtgtaaaaagatagggacttagcgCTAATTCATGATATAATtcttatctttattggaaatgtttcagttacttctcctaaagtctttactctggtcgttacatcctcgtacatatccttaattagtgcaatatatgttacgctaacacatcTCTTTTTTATAATTCTCCGTATAATTTCTCTTGAgtctctatcataagttttttctaagtcgaTGAATACTATGTGTAGGTCTTGTTTTTACTTTcgataattttgaattaattatctaagaagatgtgTAGCTTCTATTGTTGATCTTGTAGGtatgaatccaaattgattttcagtcaCCGTGGTcttctttaatattttttctattactttccCCCAAAGTTTCATgttatgactcattagtttaatatccttatattttgtataattttgtatgtttgtccaacgacttttctattgtgcatcccAAGACCTTAACTTGCACAAGACAAATATACCCTTGAATACCTAAACATAAAAAATTGCTAAAAATAGTAAAAAGGATGTTCGGAGCCTCCGAAAAAACCCTAAACAATGCTTTTTATCTGAAAGTTGGCCAGTTATAGATTTCACCTGGTAACAAATCTAGATCCCTggaaaattttgattaaaaaaaaagagcGTCTCTGATATCCAAATCAAAAGTTATAACCTTTAGAAATTTGCTCCATCGATCCCGTATCAAGTAGTTTGCAATTAAGATGGTTGTATCCGTGGGAAGAGACCTGTTTTGTATGAAGATCTgctttagtatatatatataaagccttCATGTTCCCTCTAAATTGTTTTAAGGTGATTGCTCACTTGTTTGAAGTGATAACTGATAAGAATCAAGCAACAACCAAATTTTATTGCTTTGACATGTAAATTCATTATACCATTATGACATTCATTGACATGCATTATTTAAAAGCTAATGAAACTTTCTAAAAAAGTCTTtctattttaagtttttttacatCAGAGAAATATGAGACTTCTCCTTTTCTTTGATGTTATTTCCTGAAACATTTACTTGCTCTACTTGACTACTTGTATGTTTTCATGCTGTCATTTgaaatgataatttttttattcttctgTTACCTAGGTGATTTTGAATGATCCCTTCCTTGGCAAACGGGTCGGAGATTCCAACTTCGCAACTGTTCCATTGAGGGATGAATTCCTGGAAAATACCAGGCTCTTTATTTTTGAGACTTACTGCCGCATCCATCGATGCATTGATATCAGGTAGGCCCTATGCATCCCTAGATCTTGCAACATGTGTATCAGTAGCAAATGACCTTTTCTATGTCCTTTTTAGATATAGATACAAAAACTGGTGTGAAATTCTATTTTTCTGCTAAAAGTGTTAAATTCATTATGTTGTCTGTCAAATATAACGTTAAGATGTCTGGTTTTGACAAAAAGTTAACTTCAAGATCAAACTGTTGCTGGGCTTTTATATATAAaagttttcattttatttttaaatattttgttgtCTTCTCGGATGTTTTTTCACCTTAAATGACAATTTTTATTAAAGTGAATTGTTGACAATTGCTAAACAGTGTGCTCGCTGAAAAGTTGAACTTGAACATGACCTATGATGAATCTCTGGCTTGGATAACAAATCTCATTCGCAACTCGAAGCTTGAAGCCAAAATAGATGCTGCTTTGGGGACCGTCACCATGCCTGTTGTTCATCAAAATGTGTAAGTATACACTATGATGCATGAACGATTCTAGTTGTCCATAGCTATTTCTAGATTTCGACATTGAGATTAAGCATTTATCTGCTGCTAAGTGGTACTGCTTCTTACTCATTTCTGCTGGTCTCATACTTGATAGTTTTTCTGTCGATGATATTTAGTATGGTGTAATTTTTTGATGGTtaataatcttattttttttttatagtttttcttACGTTCTTTCAACTTTACATCTTCATGCTTATTATCTTTCCAGGCATGAACAGATAATAGAATCCATGAAGAATCTCAATACGCGGACTTACTTGTTGGCAAAGAACATCGTGGAACCTGCACAAGTTGCACAAGCTTCTCGTTAAGGGAGGCAGTTGGTAGGACCACTCTTGAGATCTTTGATTATTGCGAAGGCTTTTGTTGGTATACTAATGTTCTTCGGGACCTGATTTAGGCGTTTTTGTTGTAagcttgttttttttaaaaatatatctatcccAAGTATCTTGAATGGCTAGTATTATTTTCATATTCCTTTTCACTTGTTTATCTTGATGTTTCGCATGTCTCGTCTTTTATTGGATGTCTCTAAAATAAAACGTGGGACATCAAGTAATATAACTTTATATCTGTATAGTAAATGAATGCAGATAACACATGCAACGAACCAGTAGAATCTCGGGGCAATCTGTGTGACTTGTTAGGATTGTTAGACCAATCAGTATCCTCATAccaaatttaagataaaaaaattattttattaaatttaaatatttattttttattacatgATACATcagtttttttataatttatcatatatttatttttttttttcttttttctttatattttttttattattagatggggaaagagatagaggagagaaattttttttattattaaaggaaggagagagaaaatttttattattagaaggaggagagagaaatattattttaatatttagggaatgtaattaatttcttaaatttaaaaaaatattattcataaaaTATATGTTTAGGGAATGAGTAGGAtaagataaaaatttaatttaagataATTGATATGAATGCTGTTATACTCAATGAaatatttctttttcttgcaCTGATTAGGAAGATGCGGCCttgattatttttaaataatcgCCTGTGtttgaagaaaaattatttatggAGTCATTTGTTTTTGCATAATTCCATCCGTAAAGTttgttatttaatattttttatcaaatgatTTCCGACTTTTATTGTGACGGTGGAATGTAGGGAATGACAATATGCTGATTAATGAACGTATTTCTCGATTGTCTACGTCATTTCTCTAAATATTTATTTAGCTATTAACTTAAACAAGGAAAATTATTTGTGGCTTAAGTCTTAACATAAAACGCGTTGATTAGTACTTTGAAAATTACCAGTGTTGATGCAGCTGCACCGTCGCTCGGGAATAAACGGGAATGATATTTGCAAGCAGCGGAGGTCaaatgtattttttttctaataattttgaatGACTAAGGCGAAATTTTCTCCGCCAGAACAGAAGCAGCCTGATTTCTAAAAAGACAAAACGGGCGTCCACACTCCCCCACACTGCGAGGAGGGATTTGTGGTGTGGCGGGGATCACGCGGTTCGCTAGCTTTCGCGTTGTTCTGATGCTTTGGAGAAAAAACAGGGAAGGCGCCAACGCCCACCGACACCTTTCGCTGATGCCTTCCAATTCCCGTCGCTTTCGCATGACGATGCCACGCTTCCAGAGTTACGCACCCCTTCGACGAACGTACAACATCGAGCAATATTTTATTTCCTCCACCTTATTTTTAGCTCATCGTGGCCGTACGATTCGGAGACCGACGGCCAGCCGGAAAGGAGGTGTCTGGCTCCGCTTTAGGCCGCGGGGCACGTGACACAGGGAAAGCAGATGCTTGACGTGTAATGTGGAATGAAACCTGACGGGGGCTTCGGCGGTGGGGCCGTCGTTATTTTTCACTTTGCTGTTCCGTCAATGGTTTGCTGCAGTGGATGCTGGTGCTTCGGGCACGGGGGATGTATTAGCCCACGTGTCTCGGTGCGAGACGGGAGAAGGGACGAGGGCGGAATCGGTTTCACAAGCCGACGGATGAATGGCGGCCGTGCTGACGTCATTCACCCACCTTGTTCGACGGAGTCGAAGGGTAGAATAAACACACGAATACACACCGACTCGATCTCGCGTCTTTCTCTTGTcttccttgtcgaagcttcgacTGTTTTCTCACGCTCGATGAACGAAACGGCGTTAGTTAAGCAACCGTAACGCTATGATGTGGCTTCTGCTGCCGCTGTCCCTCCTCTGTCCGACCGTCGGAGGAGAAGGCGAAGGCGGAGGCAGCCGGAGGGTCCTCCATCAGCCGCTGTACCCAATTCAGTGGACCCCTCCGCCGCCCCTTCAGGAGTTCTCGGATCCGGCGCCGGAAGGCTCTAATCCCTCTGTCCCGGGCGTCCTTTCCCCGCCTGAGACCACGGGTCAGGCCCACGCCTCTGCCGCCGCCTCAGCCTCTTCGACTTCCTCTTCTGCGTCCGAGACGGTCGTCGCCGTCGCTGTCCCCGTCTCCATAGCGGTCCTCGTAGTCATTCTCTTGACGGGGCTGTACTTGTACCGACGGCGAAGGGCGGAGAGGCCGTCCGATTCCGGGAAGCTCATGGGCCGTTGTGATAGCAGTGGCCGGATGGAAAGCCGCGCAGCCTCTGCTGCTGTGCCGGCGCCGGATTTTCTCTACCTCGGCGCCGCGGACACGGCGTCGACGGGGGCCTCAAGTTGCGGGGGAAGCCAGGAACTTATTGGATCGCCGCTGGGGGTGGAGCCGGTTGTGGAGATGCATCCCCCGAGCCCCGAGCTCCAGCCGCTACCGCCGTTGAGCGCGATTGCTTCGAGGAAAAGTTTGGGGCGTGCTCCGACCGCATCCTCGGACGAGGATACTTTCTATACTCCGCAGAAGTCATTGGCATCCGCCACCAGCGAGACACCAAGCAGTCCAGTATCGCGGCGTAGCCTCCCTAGTATGAGTAGCGGAGGTAAGGAATTCTTGATGAGCTCGGTGGCGGAGGCTGCCCCTCACTCACGGCGATCATCCCCTCGAATGCAATTCACCAATTACCCTAATTCCGAAGTGAAACAGATGATCCTGCCATTGAATCGGCAACCTCCAGCACCACCTCCGCCGCCTCCGCCACCTCCTCGACCACCTCCACGATTGTACAATGCCACCAGGAATCCACCGCCTCCACCCCCGCCCCCGCCGCAGCCTCCGCCCCCGGCCCCGCCGCTGCCTTCATCCATTTCTGACGCGTTTACCAAAAACGATGAATCAATCAACGCTCCTATTGCACCATTCTCGAGGCGTCGGCTACTGCATCCCCTTCCCCCCGAAGCTACACGTATTAACATACCGCTCCTTCCTACGAAGCTTGGCAATCGAGTCGCTGCCAGTTCTTCGCATCAGAATGACGAGGTGGGAGAACGTTTGGATGGTGATACGAAGCCTAGATTAAAGCCCCTTCACTGGGACAAAGTTAAAGCAAGTTCCGATCGAGCAATGGTTTGGGACCAGTTGAAATCGAGCTCATTTCAGTAAGATTTGATCAAAGATGCAGTCTTACAAAGTTTCAAAAGCCATCAATGGTGATAATTATATTACTTTGTTCATTTTGGCAGATTGAATGAGGATGCAATGGAAACTCTTTTCATCAACAATTCCACAAGTTCTATTTCTCATAATGATTCGAGAAGAAGACAGGATGCGCTCTCCTTCAAGCATGAAAACAGAGTGTTGGATCCGAAGAAATCACAGAATATTGCAATCCTCCTGAGGGCATTGAATGTAACAAGAGAAGAGATCTGCGAAGCACTTTTAGATGGTAAGCAGATtatttccttgcatcagtttgcTTGAGCTAATTTGCCGCTTCTCATAAAATATGTTGATATAGCTTGCATCATACTCAAagtcaaattggaattaatttTTGGCTTATGCTTATATGAATTTTCTTTTGTCGACTCCTCTTATGATTGAACATTCTTAGTTTCCATCAAGGTAGTTGGGTAGTAACTCTCATATTAAAATGACCCGATAATTATTTAATTGGATTCTATGGGCCTTTGTGTAATTGGAAAACCAATTTGGAGCTTCTTCTGTGTATATAAAACTGTATCGTTGCCATCTAACTTTTCAGGAGATAAAAAGCTAAGATGTCTTTTTCCATCTTTATTAATTGTCTTTGGTCTCAATTATTGTCTGTGTTTATTTTACAATTACAAGCATCTGCCTAGTTAAATGTGATTTTGTTGGTTTCTGTTCTAAAATGGATAGAAGTACTAAAGGGTAAAAGGTTGCATGAGAAAATATAAGGAGCGGCAAAGATATACTAGTCTAGAGAAGAAAATGGATAGAGATACCTAAGAGTAAAAGGTTACaagtagggctgtaaacgagccgagccgagctttgggatgttcaagcttgtttgataagataaccgagccgagccgagccgagcttaaaatgaaccaagcttttgaaatgagtgttcaagcttggcttggtttattttttatgagcttgagcttggttcgtttagatgttatcaagctctcaattcaagcttggcttgagcttggttcgtttagatgttatcaagctctcaattcaagcttggcttgagcttggcttgggcttggttcgagcttggcttgagcttggtttgagcttggttcgtttagatgttatcaagctctcaattcaagcttgacagGAGCTTGGCTtgggcttggttcgagcttggcttgagcttggtttgagcttggttcatttagatattatcaagctctcaattcaagcttgtttgattgtttgaaatttttaattgtttgattagttattaagattgataatttaaatttatttattttattttattatttatttagcatattgaaagagttttattaataaatatggttcgtgaacattgttcacgaacattgttcacgaacgttgttcacgaacgttaacgagctgaacacatatgtgttcaagcttgtttgtttagcttaacgagctgttcaagcttgtttgtttaattaattttatgtatattgaacgaacataaacaagctcttaccaagccgaacaccaagcttgttcacgaacgcttggttcatttacagccctagttaCAAGGGGTATTGCCATAtaaattcacttttttttttaaatgttttacaAGGGGCATTGGTGAATTCATCACAATGCCAACAAGAATAAGATTTTTCTGCATACATATATACTCATGTCAATGTTTATCATCCTCTTGTGGTTCTACCATCAGTGACTCTAAAAGGTTGCTGATTGGCTAAAATAGGATTTATTTGAAGATGGTTAGATTTGATTTACTAACTTATCCAAAAAAACTAGCGCTATTAGGAAAAAGACTAGTTTATATAATGGACCACCACACTACTAATGGACGTGGAGCATAAAATATCCACCAAGGCACCAACTCGTATTTGAATTAGGCTTTGTCTAAGTTTTTGTCTCTGTATGTCCTCTTGGAAAAGACCATATAGAATCTGAAGGTTACAACTTGCTTACTCTTAAAACTGGTGGAAAACAAACACATGTTTTTGGCTTTGCCTAAACATTTAATTTGTGATTTGACTTGAGTATTGGTGGTTAACTTAAAGAGAAATGAAAAAGACAAGCACACCTAATTAGTTTAATCGAAACTAGTTTTATCTTGAATATCTAatactatcaaagaaaaataaattaatcacTGTGCATCTTcaaacaattttcttttctgtCCCAACCAAAGCAAACTATATTCTATTCTCTACCAATAACAAGCATAACACTTTATATTAGAAAAATCAAAGAGACTAAACAAAGTGAGCAACAAGGCTCTGCCTTAGGTCAGTTGCACAAACATAAAGAATTTCAGAAGATATATGACCAATGGTAATCCAAAgggacaagtt
This window contains:
- the LOC122033631 gene encoding formin-like protein 8; this encodes MMWLLLPLSLLCPTVGGEGEGGGSRRVLHQPLYPIQWTPPPPLQEFSDPAPEGSNPSVPGVLSPPETTGQAHASAAASASSTSSSASETVVAVAVPVSIAVLVVILLTGLYLYRRRRAERPSDSGKLMGRCDSSGRMESRAASAAVPAPDFLYLGAADTASTGASSCGGSQELIGSPLGVEPVVEMHPPSPELQPLPPLSAIASRKSLGRAPTASSDEDTFYTPQKSLASATSETPSSPVSRRSLPSMSSGGKEFLMSSVAEAAPHSRRSSPRMQFTNYPNSEVKQMILPLNRQPPAPPPPPPPPPRPPPRLYNATRNPPPPPPPPPQPPPPAPPLPSSISDAFTKNDESINAPIAPFSRRRLLHPLPPEATRINIPLLPTKLGNRVAASSSHQNDEVGERLDGDTKPRLKPLHWDKVKASSDRAMVWDQLKSSSFQLNEDAMETLFINNSTSSISHNDSRRRQDALSFKHENRVLDPKKSQNIAILLRALNVTREEICEALLDGNARCLGTELLETLVKMAPTKEEELKLRDYPGDLQKLGSAERFLKAVLDVPFAFKRVDAMLYRANFDTEVKFLLKSFQTLEAACEDLRSSRQFLKLLEAVLRTGNRMNVGTNRGEAKAFKLDTLLKLADVKGTDGKTTLLHFVVQEIIRSEGSGTEPTTENQSNNLGEEQFRKQGLKVVAGLSKELGNVRRAAGMDSDVLSGYVLKLEAGLEKIKSVIQLEKSCTQGLKFFEMMKIFLVEAEKEIDRVKVKEKTVMNSVKETTEYFHGDAAKEEAHPLRIFMVVRDFLSVLDNVCKEVGNLHERTVMGSASSFLISGSSSHPVFQRSEWRRDAHSDNDSSSSYN